In the Sander lucioperca isolate FBNREF2018 chromosome 24, SLUC_FBN_1.2, whole genome shotgun sequence genome, tgcataaggaggttggtttgggtggtggatgggtcaaataacacaggactttcacccaggagaccggggatcgtgttcCGCGTGTCAGaattcctaaacccaactgtccgttgttcttttcctaaacccaacccgttgGGTTTCTGACttttaaggggccgtgttaatTTCACGGAAtgcttccgtgggcccatcacggaattttcgcCGATTCCGTGacactgccacagattttgagttaaggggccgtgttcatttcacggaattctgtgagatcaggttggcaGTTTGGTCGCTCACAGCCTCGTATATTTGAAGAAATCCTGCAACATGGCTCCAGCGGGATAATGTCAATAACATTTCCGTGAAAGCAAAATGATAAGGTTTTACTGTTTGATGATGCAAACAAGGCAACCTTATAGCAAAACATTATAGGTACCTTGTTGTCTTTGGGCCTCTGGCTGAATTGAAATGGAGTGGAGACCACTTGGTTACATTCCATTTTAATTTGGCATGTTTAGGGTGTACCCATTCTTATTGGTAcatgatgacatcacaaattcCCAGCACAGCTCCCCCTAGCCAAACTTCACCTTGAGCAGACGTCTAATCAGTCAGAGTGAAAAACACCTGTGCTGGTGTGCAGGGACCAGATGGAGATGCAAATTTTAGCAAAGGGCAAATCTTTAGAGTCTCAGGTAGATGTCCGGTTTTATTTTCCTCATGTTGTGATAagagagcgtttttttttttacaaaaacacaaatggaaAAAACGTTGCCTGTCCAGGGCGAGTTTTCTGTATATCTCCTTTTAAATCGCTCTGCTGAGCTCCTCTGGGATGTACCAGTTTGAAACGTGGTCCTCGCCCTATTTACTCTCTCCAACATCAAAGACGCACATTACTCCGGCTAATGTGAGTTGTCGTCCACTTAGAAGTAATTTATATTGGGTGATGGGTCTTTAACACGGATAGCCGCATACTCTGAAGTCTCCTCCTGTTGTCTCCGTGGCGGCCGAGCAGCAGCCCCCGCTGGAAGCTGATGGTTGAGAGCAGCATACACAATAGAACTCCCCTCTTCCTCATTGTCTCTTGGTGTTGGCAGCTCATTGGGTTGTGAGGGCGATGTAATCCTCCGGGTGGACCTCCGAGATGGCGGCGCAGAGGGGGTTCCTCTTGGCGAGGGCTGGATGCTGGCGTGTGGGAAGGGTTGCTCGACCATGGGGATCGCCATGTACTGAAAACAtcccaaaaaaaaagcattttgcaGTAAAGTGTTAAAAATGGGGAAAATGGGATGGACTGTAAGTTTGAAATATATACTCGTCTTACCTGACTTTCAGTTTGTAACTCTTTCTTTGGCTTCCCTGCATGATGGCATTTTGATGAAATTAGTTTATGTTTTTGGAGTCACAGTCATGTGGCATATGGCATATTTATACAACATCTCACCTTTACACCCTCGCATTGATACAATGGATAAAATGATCACTATGATGACAAATGGCACAATCCCAGCTGCAAAGTACATGTATATCCATAGATTGTCTCTGGGTGATTCAGGATCCAAAACCATTATTTCTGCAATAAAAAGAAGTTTGACTCAATTAAATCAGATTAATATTAAGACATGGAAAGCATGTGGAATAGCAGTGTAGCACTAACACTATATATAAACTTTTCTTACTTGTGTCATTCTGTGTAACATTATTCTCACCATATATACCTATAACAAATAGACATTTTGTTAATGGCAGTTATAAATATGAGCTGTACAATGTGAACACAGGTTTCTTAGGTcagtttagtttagatgtaTTAAATTAGTAAAAATGTTACACTCACCATCGACAGAGACGTTGATCTTATGACTCACACTGTCTCCAGTTTGACACCGATACTCACCTGAGTCGTTTCTGAGTATTTTTTGGAAGATCAAATACGATATCCCTTCTAAAGGCTTTAAAGGTGTCCACCTTGTTTTAATGTGACTGCTACTGCTGACATCAACAGGGACAGGTGTAGTTGTCTCATATTTATACCAGGAGACTGTCGGTGGGGAATTGTTGCAGAAAGCAACTGGGCAGTTAATCTGAAGGTCTTTCCCAGGGACAGCTTCATAAACCGTGCTGCGACGTACTCTAATTTCTATGTCACAAGTTGAATTCTGACCTGCAAAAGGAAAATGACACAAACCAAATACAGAATAGGTTAATTCATGTTTACTTTACAGTTTATTGTAATGGAACAATTGAATCTGATACCAGCTTAATGACGAAAGAATATGACATTAGATATTGAAAACAGTGTAGCACTATATATTgtacaataaaatgttttttaatcatgtttTCTGCAGGTTACAAAGTTTAAGGCCTTTTCAATACCACATACAGAGTATACAGAGTATAGAATACAATTTCATACCTGTTTGGCACACACCAGCCAAAATAActcaattatattatattttttcagTACTTTGTAGCAGCATATGACAATAATTCCCAGTGATATAATCAATTAAATTCACACAACCTGGACCCAGATAAGCAGAGGGAAAATGGATGGATTCACCAattaaaaattaataatttatttaagtaCATTCATTTTTTTGCCAGTAATCATCACTTGCCAATTATGGGTGGATGAGCGTATATAGCTGTAGCTAGCAGTATTACCAACTAACATTACTGTTCACTGCAGGCAAGAGAAAACATTTAAGACTTTTGAATAAATTGAAGTTTTTAATGCATTCTAGGGCTAACTAAGACTTTGCAAGACCTGAAGCGAACGGTCCAGGGGAGTTGTTACACTGGTTAAAGGACACCTAACATTTGAAATACacaagtagggttgggcatcgtttggattttaataattctaattctgattccaattccgattcttcctttcgattccggttcttatcgattctcaattccgattctttgaggggtggagttgaaacgggtcacatgcctattttcacaaataagaggagaatacgttttattttgatttaatgGTGGTTTGCACTTTTATAGgcctttttcaatgtaaaataaagccacaccagagcgctgcttactgtgctggcggcaaggctgcaacacaacaagcgcctggccgctacggaaaccaaaacttatgcatattaaattgggaagctatgatcggatttgaaaccaaatcctaaaacgattccaaacgattccaataaagaaacgattccactggaatcgtaatttttgaaacgattccaagtaggaatcggttctcaaTGCCCGATCCTACACAAAAGTAGCCTTTCTTAGTAATATTGTGAAAGGAAGGAAAAAGTACCATCAACGTGATGCAAATCTTAGTACGGTAAAAATTCTaactaaaaaaacacacactgaaactggCATTTCATTTTGTGATAAATGGAAACACAATTTGCATGAGAAGGAAGTGAGAATGATCCCCATCTGACGTACTGCGTCTCGATGGAAACTTTAAACCCACATATCTGAATTTCACCCTGATAATCCCCAATTTACTTTGCATAAATCACTGAAAACTGCAACACATGTTCCACTGTTCATGAACGTTGAGTTCAATTCAAGctctgttctggagctttcagaCATCACAGTATTAAAATGCTTGGAAAAAACTGAAAATCTAAACATCTATAGTTCCATGACAACTGGGTTTGTCGCTATGAAAAATATgtatctgcaaaaaaaaaaaaaactgactttgtttttaaaccaatgggtttttaaaggcttattttggcatttttaaTAAGTTAACTATACTGGTGTAACATGTGCATAGTGGTAATGGATAATTATGCTTTTTCTATGAACAAAGTCCATTTATAAATGTTGGTGCCACCAACTGCCACCAACATGAGTCACTATTAAATAATACCTCCTCTGGCCTCAAACCACAAAGAAACATTAAAGGAAACCACAGAATTGTAGACAAATATGTGAATGACACTGTGGTCGGTGGCAGTAAATAAAGTAATTCACACAGCACATATAGCTTTTTTTACAATAAGAAATCACGCCACTCCTGTTGCCAGGACATACTGCAAACGGAAATGTATAGAAACAAGGAACGTGAAGTGGGTAGATGACTGATGAAGCTAATGAGTAAGCTCCAGAAAAATAGATTTTAGTTGTTCCAtgtttttgaaaaatatttctgcctttttatttatttttgtgtaaaAACTCTTAAATGTTTCCATCAAGCTCCCACACGTATGAAAAACATCCTCCTGTTAACCGAAAGTATTTTCAACATCTGAAACCGACATTATAAAATTAGTTTTACGTGTCAGTTGAACATACAttcaagatatatatatatgacgtACTTTTAAAGACAATTATATAATAAGATTATTATGTGGCATGATCAAGGAAGAATAACATAATCCTAATATCGGTTAAAACTTTCACAACAAACTGAGCCACTTGTTGGGTTTGGGAAATAACTGTATACGCCAACTTCGTCcttttaaaaactgtatatAAGCTGCCTGCATACTTAGCagttgtattttaaatctaaatcctGTGTAGACATGTACACAGCACTTTAGAATTCATGACCTACACAGAAATCAGGCCTCCAACCTTTACCAGGGTATTTGGATAATGGTCACAAATACTGAGACAGGACAATATGCAAAAACAATAAGAACCTACTGTCAGCATTTAAGGTGAGAAGCAGCCCTGCCAAGATGGACACATGCAGGATGGTCCAGCGGTGATAAGGCCTCATGATGGGAACACTCAGAAAACCTCCAGTCATCTCGCAATCGCAGCCAATCCAAGTGAGAAATGTTCCTCTGAGCACATCGTTATTTGGCTAAACAAAACTGAGAAGTGCTGAAGCCGAGGTTGGATTTAGTTAGCAACatgctgcttcctctttctacTCGCTCCTTTCTACCTCTGCCTCTTTTCCTTTTAAAGAATAGGGGCTGCGAGTGCACTGGAGGGGAGCGGAGGGTGTGGGTGGTCTTGCTTCTCTAAATGTTGCAGGTCCAATGCTGCAAAACATCTCAGATTAGGGGGTTCCCCCAGTCTTAGGCGCTGACCCGGCTACAATACAGCAATAGCAAAGATCTAATGCTTTACTACAATCTTTCTCTTTCACGTTACCTTTCTTTTCATTTCCGAGTCTTGTTTCAGTCTGTGCACCTTGACAGCGACTTCATCATTTCTTGGCAGTGTCTGTGGTTCACCCTCTTCAAGCTgacttcctctctttctccctttcttttAACTTCACCGTCTGCCTTTCTTGCAAACTTGTGCGACCTTGTGCACAGCAGTGCGGTTTCAGAGGATGCACAGTGCGCTGAAGGGGAGATGGGGATGCTGTGGCCTCTTTTAATgcccactctgtgtgtgtgtgtgtgtgtgtgtgtgtgtgtgtggttgctatCGGGCAACATCATCAGTTTATGGACTGCTTATCTGTCAATGAGTCAGCCTCATTCATGTTTTAAAGGACCGCTCAAAAAGATAAGTTTTGTGGGCTTAGATGATAACTATTTTTTGATCTATGTTGTGTAAGTGTGTCCCTTTAAAACTCTGAGGAAATATAATATGCACAGTGAAGgttatgtatgtaagtatccAAATCTGAAGTCCTGTTTCTACACAGATAAAAGTAAGCTAAATAAGCAGTTGTAAAATGTAGGCCCACCTTTAACAAGTTGTCATATCATAGGTGGCCTAGTCTATatacacaacgttccacttccgggattgctccggtgccgccggaaattccgccgaatgtccctcatttaggcccggatgtccgttaccttggaatccggtggatttgtgaggactatggttaactgctcctcagatctctgtagggtaaatccagacagctagctagactatctgtccaatctgagttttctgttgcacgactgaaacaacctttgaacgtacacgttccaccaaaacaagttccttcccgaggctattttgcagaagcaCCGTTGCTCCATACGGCCGCCCAAGACGatcgtgattggtttaaagaaatgccaataaaccagagcatgtttttctctcatcccggaatgctgtgtggactacccagaccctcctcctcagcgctgtggagatagttctggcaatgcgagaggTGGCCTGACCCTAATAATGCATTATATGAGCACTTTGTTTTTCATGTAAAAACTTATTTTAGCTATCAGATAATCATAGTGGAATAAAAATACAAGAACTATTCAGatccttaagtaaaagtaacaataccTCACATAAAAATACTCCCTTACAAGTAAATATGCCACATTCAAAATGTTGAAGTAAAAGTATAGAATTACTATCAGCAATATGTACccaatcaaaagtaaaagtaggatACTCAGTAGGTGCTTTCAGGGTGTTGTGGTATTCCATATAGGCCTTCATAACATGGGATTATTATCACTGATGCATTGAGCTAATTTTAACTAGCCTACTTTATACCCTGGGTAGTTTCATCAATAAcactgcatcatattttataagcagaaaaagataaaaatacTAGTACTACAAGTATACTACAAGTAAAACAAGTAGTAGgcctatgtaggcctacatcACATCTGTAGACTACTTACTGTCCTAGGCTACTTGATGTTAACTTTCCACTACTGGGATAGGCTTCTCACTTGTTGTTGTGCACAACTCaggggagaaaatgaaaatgtaaaattacaagTAAAAACTATAATATAAATAACTTAAGGACGAGTAACGAGACAAGTAGGTTTGTTTGAGATAATAAGATCAttgttataaaaataaatttgtaTTTTCTAGGACAACAGCGCAGATATGTGGCGTTCAGGGTCATTGCAAGTTGTCGGGTGGGTGGTCGTGACTCAAGACTGTACGGCTGctgccatagacagtatatgatggctgcagccatacccgcctCTCGTGACTGCGCAATCGCTGTCCCTTTACGTAATGACGTCAGCCACTACGTCTCCGACGAGCCGAAAATGGCGGAGTACCTGGCATCCATTTTCGGTACAGAGAAAGACAAGTAAGTTTTATTCAATATCTATTGTAGTAGTCGCTCAAACGATAAGTGTTATGCAAAGTATGTTCGCAGCGGTTCTTTTTCATCTTCAGCGGGGCTCAGTTTGTAGCCGCAGCACTGTTGAATGTCCTAGTCAATCTTACACTAGCAACAGGAAGCTAACGCTCAGCTAACACATTGAATGAAACTCAGGAAGGCACCTCAGCTAACCTGCAGCTGCTCTGTGCTGTTGGTTTACGCCAAAATATGTCATTTTGCAAAGCTTTCACTAGTTTATTTGTA is a window encoding:
- the LOC116044743 gene encoding B- and T-lymphocyte attenuator-like yields the protein MTGGFLSVPIMRPYHRWTILHVSILAGLLLTLNADSQNSTCDIEIRVRRSTVYEAVPGKDLQINCPVAFCNNSPPTVSWYKYETTTPVPVDVSSSSHIKTRWTPLKPLEGISYLIFQKILRNDSGEYRCQTGDSVSHKINVSVDGECIYGENNVTQNDTSKKKIMVLDPESPRDNLWIYMYFAAGIVPFVIIVIILSIVSMRGCKGKPKKELQTESQYMAIPMVEQPFPHASIQPSPRGTPSAPPSRRSTRRITSPSQPNELPTPRDNEEEGSSIVYAALNHQLPAGAAARPPRRQQEETSEYAAIRVKDPSPNINYF